The following proteins are co-located in the Acidimicrobiia bacterium genome:
- a CDS encoding alpha-amylase family glycosyl hydrolase — MTSAAAAPWWHGTMGYEAYARSFADGDGDGIGDLAGIAAHVGHLAWLGVDALWITPFFRSPGFDHGYDVSDYTDVDPIHGTLDDFDTLVAAAHGVGIKVIVDVVPNHTSSLHPWFLAALSDPHGPYRDYYIWRDPAPGGGHPNNWVSHFGGPAWTLDPVSGQYYCHLFLPEQPDLNWRNPSVADEFDAILRFWCDRGADGFRIDVAHALYKDEQFRDNPLIREPEQLTDPGEIFQSFEHRYDLDQDETVDVYRRWKRIVAPYQGILVGEVGTSDPVRISRYVADGALDTLFYLKPVWMTWQPLVLLDRLRAVHELNPERISWVVDNHDSSRSVSRFGGGEVGAHRSMAVFTLMASLGGMPFLYQGQELGIGDGIIAPEHLADPVATRNVGAAGRDGCRTVMPWNDGIANGFSTTSDCWLPAEDRPLEETVAGQIADPASWLHRYRALVAYRKATPALWTGEATWMDTPSGAVGALRRHGAVTIANLADETVTVELPPGLWSLGFASRALGETEATGSIQVPAQTAVILEPA, encoded by the coding sequence ATGACCTCAGCAGCTGCCGCCCCGTGGTGGCACGGAACGATGGGATACGAGGCTTACGCCCGCTCGTTCGCCGACGGCGACGGCGACGGCATCGGAGACCTGGCCGGCATCGCAGCCCACGTCGGCCACCTCGCCTGGCTCGGCGTCGACGCCCTGTGGATCACGCCATTCTTCCGATCGCCCGGCTTCGACCACGGCTACGACGTCAGCGACTACACCGACGTCGACCCGATCCACGGCACGCTCGACGACTTCGACACCCTCGTCGCCGCGGCGCACGGCGTGGGTATCAAGGTGATCGTCGACGTCGTCCCGAACCACACGTCGTCATTGCATCCGTGGTTCCTGGCCGCCCTCAGCGACCCGCACGGCCCCTACCGCGACTACTACATCTGGCGTGACCCGGCACCGGGCGGCGGGCACCCGAACAATTGGGTGAGCCATTTCGGCGGGCCCGCCTGGACGCTCGACCCCGTCTCCGGGCAGTACTACTGCCACCTCTTCCTCCCAGAACAGCCCGACCTCAACTGGCGCAACCCGAGCGTGGCGGACGAGTTCGATGCGATTCTGAGATTCTGGTGCGACAGGGGGGCGGATGGGTTTCGCATCGACGTCGCTCACGCCCTGTACAAGGACGAGCAGTTCCGCGACAACCCGCTCATCCGAGAGCCCGAGCAGCTCACAGATCCAGGGGAGATCTTCCAGTCGTTCGAGCACCGCTACGACCTCGACCAAGACGAGACCGTCGACGTGTACCGGCGTTGGAAGCGGATCGTGGCGCCGTACCAAGGAATCCTCGTCGGTGAGGTCGGCACGTCCGACCCGGTCCGCATCTCGCGCTACGTCGCCGACGGCGCCCTCGACACCCTGTTCTACCTCAAACCGGTGTGGATGACGTGGCAGCCGTTGGTCCTGCTCGACAGGCTGCGTGCCGTGCACGAGCTCAACCCGGAACGGATCTCGTGGGTCGTCGACAACCACGACTCCAGCCGATCCGTGTCGAGGTTCGGTGGAGGTGAGGTCGGCGCCCATCGCTCCATGGCGGTCTTCACGCTCATGGCGTCGCTCGGTGGCATGCCGTTCCTCTACCAAGGTCAGGAGCTCGGCATCGGAGACGGGATCATCGCCCCGGAGCACCTGGCGGACCCCGTGGCGACCCGAAACGTGGGTGCTGCCGGCAGAGACGGGTGCCGCACGGTGATGCCGTGGAACGACGGCATCGCCAACGGGTTCAGCACCACCTCGGACTGCTGGCTGCCTGCCGAGGACCGGCCTCTCGAAGAGACCGTGGCCGGCCAGATCGCCGACCCGGCGTCCTGGTTGCACAGGTATCGAGCGCTCGTGGCGTACCGAAAGGCTACGCCGGCTCTCTGGACGGGGGAGGCTACGTGGATGGACACCCCATCGGGCGCGGTCGGCGCGCTGCGTCGCCACGGCGCGGTCACGATCGCCAACCTCGCTGACGAGACCGTCACCGTCGAGCTGCCGCCCGGCCTGTGGTCCCTCGGCTTCGCCTCACGTGCGCTCGGGGAGACCGAGGCGACCGGTTCCATTCAGGTCCCGGCGCAAACAGCCGTCATACTCGAGCCTGCCTGA
- a CDS encoding cyclase family protein, translating to MRLIDLSHEIRDGLVTYPGIPAPTISEILSFDDSAARYAPGTEFQIASIQLAANTGTYLDTPAHRHREGFDLAGLALSSVAFLDGIVVDAPGGGGGPIGAAALAGLPLTGRAVLVRTGWSRRWGTDAYFSGHPHIDESCATALASAGAALVGIDSLNIDATDDGTRHAHTVLLAAGIPIVEHLTALEELPVDGFTFFAVPPRVAGMGTFPVRAFAMVPD from the coding sequence ATGCGCCTGATCGACCTCAGCCACGAGATCAGGGACGGGTTGGTGACCTATCCCGGGATCCCTGCTCCCACCATCTCCGAAATCTTGAGCTTCGACGATTCGGCGGCGCGTTACGCACCGGGCACAGAGTTCCAGATCGCATCGATCCAGCTGGCGGCCAACACCGGCACGTACCTCGACACTCCGGCCCACCGACACCGGGAGGGCTTCGACCTGGCCGGTCTGGCTCTGAGCTCGGTGGCGTTCCTCGACGGCATCGTCGTCGACGCTCCCGGCGGGGGTGGTGGCCCGATCGGCGCGGCTGCGCTCGCAGGGCTCCCCCTCACCGGGCGGGCCGTGCTCGTCAGGACAGGGTGGTCGCGCCGTTGGGGGACGGACGCATACTTCTCGGGCCACCCTCACATCGACGAGTCGTGCGCCACCGCCTTGGCTTCTGCGGGCGCGGCGCTCGTCGGCATCGACTCGCTGAACATCGACGCAACGGACGACGGCACGCGCCATGCGCACACGGTGCTCCTCGCTGCAGGGATCCCCATCGTCGAGCACCTGACCGCCCTCGAGGAGCTTCCGGTGGACGGCTTCACCTTCTTCGCGGTGCCCCCGAGGGTGGCGGGCATGGGTACGTTTCCAGTCAGGGCGTTCGCCATGGTCCCGGACTGA
- a CDS encoding FtsX-like permease family protein, with the protein MFRAAVKSVLAHKVRLALTALAIVLGVSMVVGTFVFTDTIDRQFDTLFDDIYSGIDVTVRKAGGDFSALEEPFDAAVLEDVKSVEGVSVAEGGVTTSLAQVIGKDGEPLGGQGPPTLGFSWSDEAAVNPLRIKEGNGRGPQGPGEVVIDANTAKNAEFAVGDRVRIVTNVGPEEFDLVGIVSFGESDSLLGATLVSFELQEARRLFGYADQFTDITVVGDGSADSETLRDRVAAAIPSDLEAITGEAQQSEQEDQITEALSFLNIGLLAFAGVAVFVGAFIIQNTFRIIISQRTRELALMRAIGATRRQVIWLVLIEALITAIVASLIGIAVGIGMAVGIRALMNAVGFGIPGESLVLAPRTVFVALTVGIVLTLSSAVLPARRASRVPPVAAMREELAHGTRRDLRRRALAGTALTALGAVLLLVGLFAGIDNAVAYVGAGAAVMFIGVSVLAPLAARPIADLIGAPLQRIYGVSGQLAKENTKRQPRRTASNASALMIGVALVAFFAVFGASAKATVEEAIFDLFAADVTVQSQNFSDTGGPGPISPAFADELAALPEVGVVSPLQIGSVQVDGVDTLIAGMDGETFPEVFSLKPVGDALERVGEENAVLVSETELEKRGWAVGDTVTIDYATTGGIESPIVGTFETNDFGNFYVSRQTYEENFSIASDNVVFANAAEGSTIEGAQVAVAGVAENYANLKVQTKSEIVAEAETQIDQALALFTVLLLFAVVIAVLGIVNTLTLSVYERTREIGLLRAIGMVRPQVRRMIRWEAVITSVFGAILGIVMGIFFGWAVIRALREQGFGAFTIPVFQIVLSLVLAALAGMVAAIWPARKAARLNVLEAISYE; encoded by the coding sequence GTGTTCAGAGCTGCGGTCAAGAGCGTTCTGGCGCACAAGGTGCGGTTGGCCTTGACGGCGCTGGCGATCGTGCTCGGGGTCAGCATGGTCGTCGGCACGTTCGTGTTCACCGACACGATCGATCGCCAGTTCGACACCCTTTTCGACGACATCTACTCCGGCATCGACGTCACCGTCCGCAAGGCGGGGGGCGACTTCAGCGCCCTCGAGGAGCCGTTCGACGCGGCCGTGCTCGAAGACGTGAAGTCGGTCGAGGGGGTGAGCGTCGCCGAGGGCGGCGTCACGACGAGCCTGGCGCAGGTCATCGGCAAGGACGGCGAACCGCTCGGTGGCCAAGGCCCGCCGACGCTCGGTTTCTCGTGGTCGGACGAGGCGGCCGTCAACCCGCTGCGGATCAAGGAAGGCAACGGTCGGGGGCCGCAGGGTCCCGGCGAGGTGGTGATCGACGCCAACACGGCCAAGAACGCCGAGTTCGCGGTCGGCGACCGTGTCCGGATCGTGACGAACGTCGGCCCCGAGGAGTTCGATCTCGTCGGCATCGTCAGCTTCGGCGAATCGGATTCGCTCCTCGGCGCCACCCTCGTGTCGTTCGAGCTGCAGGAGGCGCGCCGCCTGTTCGGTTATGCCGACCAGTTCACGGACATCACCGTGGTGGGAGATGGCTCCGCCGACTCGGAGACACTGCGGGACCGGGTTGCGGCGGCCATCCCTTCCGACCTGGAGGCGATCACCGGCGAGGCCCAGCAGAGCGAGCAGGAGGATCAGATCACGGAGGCGCTCAGCTTCCTGAACATCGGGCTGCTGGCGTTCGCGGGCGTGGCGGTCTTCGTCGGGGCCTTCATCATCCAGAACACGTTCCGGATCATCATCAGTCAGCGCACCCGCGAGCTGGCCCTCATGAGGGCGATCGGGGCGACCCGCAGGCAGGTGATCTGGTTGGTGCTCATCGAGGCACTCATCACCGCCATCGTCGCGTCGCTCATCGGCATCGCCGTCGGAATCGGCATGGCGGTAGGCATCAGGGCGTTGATGAACGCCGTCGGCTTCGGCATACCGGGCGAATCGCTGGTTCTCGCCCCGAGGACCGTCTTCGTGGCACTCACGGTGGGCATCGTCCTGACGCTGAGCTCCGCCGTGCTACCGGCGAGGCGGGCGTCGCGTGTGCCCCCGGTCGCCGCGATGCGAGAGGAGCTCGCCCACGGCACGCGCCGGGATCTCAGGCGGCGAGCCCTCGCCGGCACTGCCCTCACGGCGCTCGGCGCCGTGCTCCTGCTGGTTGGGCTCTTCGCCGGCATCGACAACGCCGTGGCGTACGTCGGCGCGGGCGCGGCCGTCATGTTCATCGGCGTGTCGGTGCTGGCGCCTCTCGCGGCACGCCCGATCGCAGACCTCATCGGAGCGCCGCTGCAGCGCATCTACGGCGTCAGCGGGCAACTCGCCAAGGAGAACACGAAGCGTCAGCCACGCCGGACCGCGTCGAACGCCTCGGCGCTGATGATCGGCGTCGCCCTCGTCGCCTTCTTCGCGGTCTTCGGCGCCTCGGCGAAGGCGACCGTCGAGGAGGCGATCTTCGACCTGTTCGCCGCCGACGTCACCGTGCAGTCACAGAACTTCTCGGATACGGGCGGGCCCGGCCCGATCAGCCCGGCGTTCGCCGACGAGCTCGCAGCGCTCCCCGAGGTCGGCGTGGTCTCTCCGCTGCAGATCGGCTCGGTGCAGGTCGACGGGGTCGACACGCTCATCGCCGGCATGGATGGCGAGACGTTCCCCGAGGTCTTCTCGCTGAAACCGGTCGGCGACGCACTGGAACGGGTCGGGGAGGAGAACGCGGTGCTCGTCTCCGAGACGGAGCTCGAGAAACGGGGCTGGGCCGTCGGCGACACCGTGACGATCGATTACGCCACCACCGGCGGCATCGAGTCCCCCATCGTCGGCACGTTCGAGACGAACGACTTCGGCAACTTCTACGTTTCTCGACAGACGTACGAGGAGAACTTCTCGATCGCCAGCGACAACGTCGTGTTCGCCAATGCGGCCGAGGGATCGACGATCGAAGGCGCTCAGGTGGCCGTCGCCGGCGTCGCCGAGAACTACGCCAACCTCAAGGTGCAGACGAAGTCGGAGATCGTGGCGGAGGCGGAGACGCAGATCGACCAGGCGCTCGCCCTCTTCACCGTGCTGCTCCTGTTCGCCGTCGTGATCGCGGTGCTCGGCATCGTCAACACGCTCACCCTGTCCGTCTACGAGCGAACCCGTGAGATCGGGCTGCTCAGGGCGATCGGGATGGTGCGGCCGCAGGTGCGCAGGATGATCCGCTGGGAGGCGGTGATCACGTCGGTCTTCGGCGCCATCCTCGGCATCGTCATGGGGATCTTCTTCGGCTGGGCCGTCATCCGTGCGCTGCGCGAGCAAGGGTTCGGCGCCTTCACGATCCCGGTGTTCCAGATCGTCCTGTCACTCGTCCTCGCCGCGCTGGCAGGGATGGTGGCTGCCATCTGGCCTGCCAGGAAGGCGGCGCGCCTCAACGTGCTGGAGGCCATCTCCTACGAGTGA
- the ugpC gene encoding sn-glycerol-3-phosphate ABC transporter ATP-binding protein UgpC yields MAGVTFEQVSKEYPNGFKAVSDLDLEITEGEFLVMVGPSGCGKSTTLRMIAGLEDISSGTLRIGDRVVNDVHPKDRDIAMVFQNYALYPHMTVGENIGFALKLAKRPKDEIKQRVDDAARLLELTEQLDRKPAQLSGGQRQRVAMGRAIVRRPQVFLLDEPLSNLDAKLRVQMRAEITQLQRSVGVTTFYVTHDQVEAMTMADRVAVINKGILQQVDAPQTLFDNPDNLFVAAFIGSPSMNLLEGTLADNAGRLSISLGSQTLGLGSLVASQRPALRSYVGKKIVIGLRPSDFEDASVDSSRPSDQRLRGTVENVEALGFEKIVYFDMEAKQVFSEDALDLSDEAAEAVVPTSGARLSGRLDASSTVRIGDALEVTVDVDKAHYFDTHTGLAIRG; encoded by the coding sequence GTGGCTGGCGTGACGTTCGAGCAGGTCTCGAAGGAATATCCCAACGGATTCAAGGCGGTCTCCGACCTCGACCTCGAGATCACCGAGGGAGAGTTCCTGGTGATGGTCGGTCCTTCCGGTTGCGGCAAGTCGACCACGCTCAGGATGATCGCCGGCCTCGAGGACATCTCGAGCGGCACGTTGCGGATCGGAGACAGGGTCGTCAACGACGTCCACCCGAAAGACAGGGACATCGCCATGGTGTTCCAGAACTACGCCCTCTACCCGCACATGACCGTCGGCGAGAACATCGGTTTCGCACTGAAGCTGGCGAAGCGCCCCAAGGACGAGATCAAGCAGCGGGTCGATGACGCTGCTCGTCTCCTCGAGCTGACGGAGCAGCTCGATCGCAAGCCTGCGCAGCTCTCCGGGGGCCAGCGCCAGCGGGTCGCCATGGGTCGGGCCATCGTCCGCAGGCCGCAGGTCTTCCTCCTCGACGAGCCGCTCTCGAACCTCGACGCCAAGCTGAGGGTCCAGATGCGCGCCGAGATCACCCAGCTCCAGCGGAGTGTCGGTGTGACCACCTTCTACGTGACCCACGACCAGGTCGAGGCCATGACCATGGCAGACCGGGTGGCGGTCATCAACAAGGGAATCCTCCAGCAGGTCGATGCCCCGCAGACGCTCTTCGACAACCCCGACAACCTGTTCGTGGCTGCCTTCATCGGGTCGCCTTCGATGAACCTGCTCGAAGGCACGCTCGCAGACAATGCGGGCCGGCTCTCCATCTCGCTCGGCAGCCAGACGCTCGGCCTCGGGTCGCTGGTGGCAAGTCAGCGCCCGGCGCTACGCAGCTACGTCGGCAAGAAGATCGTCATCGGGCTCCGTCCCAGCGACTTCGAGGACGCCAGCGTCGACTCGTCGAGACCGTCCGATCAGCGGCTTCGGGGCACAGTCGAGAACGTCGAAGCGCTCGGTTTCGAGAAGATCGTCTACTTCGACATGGAGGCCAAGCAGGTGTTCTCGGAGGATGCCCTCGATCTCTCGGACGAGGCCGCCGAGGCCGTCGTTCCCACCTCGGGTGCCCGGCTCTCCGGGCGCCTCGACGCCTCCTCGACCGTGAGGATCGGAGACGCGCTCGAAGTGACGGTCGATGTCGACAAGGCCCACTACTTCGACACCCATACCGGGCTGGCCATCAGGGGCTGA
- a CDS encoding response regulator transcription factor — MGDMPSDHLRILLVDDHSVVREGLRALLEAESDLEVVSEAASVEEAVRRAGLDEPDLVVMDVQLPDGSGVDACREIKSRWPGIVVVMLSSFADSDALQRAVAAGASGYLLKRIRSRELVEGVRKAGRGESLIDPSLSVIADVGLDGDDPIIGRLSAQERRVLRLIEQGKTNREIGEDLFLAEKTVKNYVSNMLAKMGMSRRSEAAAYAARLDARTKTPFPAGSWDELRTIDTA, encoded by the coding sequence ATGGGTGACATGCCTTCCGATCACCTACGCATCCTTCTCGTCGACGACCACTCCGTCGTCCGCGAGGGCTTGAGGGCCCTCCTCGAGGCGGAGAGCGACCTCGAGGTCGTTTCCGAGGCTGCCTCGGTCGAGGAGGCGGTGCGGCGCGCCGGCCTCGACGAGCCGGACCTCGTCGTGATGGACGTGCAACTCCCGGACGGCTCCGGCGTCGACGCCTGCCGTGAGATCAAGTCCAGGTGGCCCGGCATCGTCGTCGTGATGCTCAGCTCGTTCGCTGACAGTGACGCGTTGCAGCGGGCCGTTGCCGCGGGCGCCTCCGGCTACCTGTTGAAGCGGATCCGGTCTCGCGAGCTCGTCGAGGGCGTGCGCAAGGCGGGTCGGGGCGAGTCGCTCATCGATCCGTCTCTCTCCGTGATCGCCGACGTCGGCCTGGACGGCGACGACCCGATCATCGGCCGCCTCAGCGCCCAGGAACGCAGAGTCCTGCGGCTCATCGAGCAGGGCAAGACCAATCGTGAGATCGGAGAGGATCTGTTCCTGGCCGAGAAGACGGTCAAGAACTACGTCTCGAACATGCTCGCCAAGATGGGCATGTCACGCAGATCTGAGGCCGCGGCGTACGCCGCCAGGCTCGACGCCAGGACGAAGACGCCCTTCCCGGCAGGATCGTGGGACGAGCTGCGGACCATCGACACCGCCTGA
- a CDS encoding PAS domain-containing sensor histidine kinase has protein sequence MPAPTTVLDAVPDAVLVVEEDGTISYANDSASALFRAPTSQIMSMTVEDLMPSHLRSVHRSHRAGYAAAPTRRQMGSGLELVATRVDGSTVPVDIALSPVELEGRRCTIASIRDVTMRRQSEAELASARERLAILDDRERIARDLHDSIIQELFAAGLGLQTIIGRVDDPDVVARIETSIDRLEATITRLRNVIFDLRRPIEAGHLGSALEEVLRSAAIELGFDAKLDVEGDLDAVPPRVREHLVPTVREAVMNVAKHADASRITVAIDVGAELTLTVLDDGRGLVPAAGSGFGLANMRDRARTLGGTFTIEDRDGGGTAVVWSVPLIHGG, from the coding sequence ATGCCAGCACCCACGACGGTCCTCGATGCCGTGCCGGACGCCGTCCTCGTCGTCGAGGAGGATGGGACGATCTCGTACGCCAACGACAGCGCCTCTGCGTTGTTTCGGGCGCCCACCAGCCAGATCATGTCGATGACGGTCGAAGACCTCATGCCGAGCCACCTACGGTCGGTCCATCGCAGCCATCGAGCCGGCTATGCGGCGGCGCCGACTCGACGCCAGATGGGCAGCGGTCTCGAGCTCGTCGCCACGAGAGTCGACGGGTCAACGGTCCCGGTCGACATCGCGCTGAGCCCCGTCGAGCTCGAAGGCAGGCGATGCACGATCGCATCGATCAGGGACGTCACGATGCGGAGGCAATCAGAGGCCGAGCTCGCAAGTGCCAGGGAGCGGCTCGCCATCCTCGACGACAGAGAACGGATTGCTCGCGATCTGCACGATTCGATCATCCAGGAGCTGTTCGCAGCCGGGCTCGGCTTACAGACGATCATCGGGCGCGTCGACGACCCGGACGTCGTAGCCAGGATCGAGACGAGCATCGATCGGCTCGAGGCGACGATCACTCGCCTCCGCAATGTGATCTTCGACCTCCGCAGACCTATCGAGGCCGGTCATCTGGGATCGGCGCTCGAGGAGGTCCTGCGTTCGGCGGCGATCGAGCTCGGGTTCGACGCCAAGCTCGACGTCGAAGGCGACCTCGACGCAGTGCCGCCCCGCGTCCGGGAACACCTCGTCCCGACGGTCCGCGAGGCCGTGATGAACGTTGCCAAACACGCCGATGCATCTCGTATCACGGTTGCGATCGACGTCGGTGCAGAACTCACCTTGACCGTCCTCGACGATGGTCGCGGCCTCGTGCCGGCGGCCGGATCCGGGTTCGGGCTCGCCAACATGCGCGACAGGGCGCGGACGCTCGGTGGGACCTTCACGATCGAGGATCGTGACGGCGGAGGCACCGCGGTGGTGTGGAGCGTGCCTCTCATCCACGGCGGATGA
- a CDS encoding ABC transporter ATP-binding protein encodes MVTTTNGRAAARIENGTKTYGQGDTQVTALRDVTESFESGVFTAIMGPSGSGKSTLLHCIAGLDTLTSGSVYIGDVELGSLSDKQLTTLRREKVGFIFQAYNLVPTLTASENIALPLSIAGKAPDGEWFDTVVTTVGIGDRLTHRPAELSGGQQQRVAAARALVTRPAIVFADEPSGNLDSTSGAELLEFMRSAVRDHGQTIVMVTHDPNAASYADRIVFLDDGRVIDEMRQPTADLVLERMKGMGA; translated from the coding sequence GTGGTCACGACGACCAACGGGCGGGCTGCCGCCCGGATCGAGAACGGGACCAAGACATACGGGCAGGGCGACACGCAGGTCACGGCGCTGCGCGACGTCACCGAGTCGTTCGAGAGCGGCGTCTTCACGGCGATCATGGGCCCGTCCGGTTCCGGCAAGTCGACGCTCCTCCACTGCATCGCCGGGCTCGACACGTTGACCAGCGGGTCCGTGTACATCGGCGACGTCGAGCTCGGCTCGCTCAGCGACAAGCAGCTCACCACGCTCAGGCGCGAGAAGGTCGGGTTCATCTTCCAGGCGTACAACCTGGTGCCGACGCTCACCGCCAGCGAGAACATCGCCCTCCCGCTCTCGATCGCAGGAAAGGCACCGGACGGGGAATGGTTCGACACCGTCGTCACGACCGTCGGGATCGGAGATCGGCTGACCCATCGGCCGGCCGAGCTGTCGGGCGGCCAGCAGCAGCGAGTCGCGGCGGCCCGTGCCCTGGTGACACGCCCCGCCATCGTCTTCGCAGACGAGCCGAGCGGCAACCTCGACTCGACGTCCGGAGCAGAGCTCCTCGAATTCATGCGAAGCGCCGTTCGTGACCACGGCCAGACGATCGTCATGGTCACCCACGACCCGAATGCGGCCAGCTACGCGGACCGGATCGTCTTCCTCGACGATGGACGGGTCATCGACGAGATGCGGCAGCCGACGGCAGACTTGGTGCTCGAACGCATGAAGGGCATGGGGGCCTGA
- the ppsA gene encoding phosphoenolpyruvate synthase, with amino-acid sequence MDDLVVLLDSVGRDDVAVVGGKNSSLGEMIRNLAGAGVSVPGGFATTAAAYRSFLDANDLAGRIAERLEGIDGATVAALADAGAEIRSWISQAPLGGELERAITEAYRAVEAESGERCPVAVRSSATAEDLEDASFAGQQETFLNVRGIEAVLQRVRDVYASLFTDRAISYRINRGFDHGDVAISVGVQRMVESACSGVMFTVDTETGFADAVFVTSAYGLGELVVQGAIDPDEFYVYKPSLRAGRKAVLSRHVGSKRQRMVYAGEGVDTEDVPDGDRRMLSLTDDDVETLGRHALAIEEHYGRPMDIEWAKSAIDGGIHIVQARPETVQSSAKRVLERYEIRDTPAPLITGRSVGGKVGTGRAMVIESPREMERFTDGAVLIADMTDPDWEPIMKMASAIVTNRGGRTCHAAIIAREMGIPAVVGTGEATGKVEDGATVTVSCAEGDTGFVYPGAVPFRVHRAELDRMPEISTKIMMNVASPDRAFTFASIPNRGVGLARLEFVINNVIGIHPQALLDVGAQPEDVAREIAERSAAYGDPVEFFVQKLAEGIATIGAAFAPEPVIVRMSDFKTNEYAHLVGGVAYEPKEENPMIGFRGASRYTSESFAPAFDLECRALRLVREEIGLGNIEVMIPFVRTLGEADGVLEALRRNGLERGKDGLRVIMMCEVPSNAVLAEEFLERFDGFSIGSNDLTQLTLALDRDSGLVASLFSERDPAVKWLIEKAVTAAKRAGKYIGICGQGPSDDPEFARWLVDIGIDSMSLNPDAVVETWLRLAEHPTP; translated from the coding sequence ATGGATGACCTGGTGGTCCTGCTCGACTCCGTCGGGAGGGACGACGTCGCCGTCGTCGGCGGCAAGAACTCGTCGCTCGGAGAGATGATCCGCAACCTGGCCGGCGCCGGTGTGTCGGTGCCCGGCGGGTTCGCCACCACGGCCGCCGCCTATCGGTCCTTCCTCGACGCCAACGACCTGGCCGGGCGCATCGCCGAACGCCTCGAGGGCATCGACGGCGCAACCGTCGCCGCCCTCGCCGACGCCGGAGCGGAGATCCGGTCATGGATCTCCCAGGCACCGCTCGGTGGGGAGCTGGAGCGCGCCATCACGGAGGCGTACCGGGCCGTCGAGGCGGAGTCGGGCGAGCGCTGCCCCGTTGCGGTTCGCTCGTCGGCGACGGCAGAGGACCTCGAAGACGCCTCGTTCGCCGGCCAACAGGAGACGTTCCTCAACGTCCGCGGCATCGAGGCGGTGCTCCAGCGAGTGCGCGACGTGTATGCCTCGCTGTTCACCGACAGGGCGATCTCGTACAGGATCAACCGCGGGTTCGACCACGGCGACGTCGCCATCTCAGTCGGAGTGCAGCGCATGGTCGAGTCTGCCTGCAGCGGCGTGATGTTCACCGTCGACACCGAGACGGGGTTCGCCGACGCCGTCTTCGTGACGTCGGCATACGGGCTCGGCGAGCTCGTCGTCCAGGGCGCCATCGACCCGGACGAGTTCTACGTCTACAAGCCGTCGCTGCGGGCCGGGCGCAAGGCGGTCCTCAGCCGCCACGTCGGATCGAAGCGACAGCGCATGGTCTATGCAGGCGAAGGGGTCGATACCGAAGACGTACCTGATGGGGACCGCAGGATGCTGTCGCTCACGGACGACGACGTGGAGACACTCGGGCGGCATGCTCTGGCGATCGAGGAGCACTACGGACGACCCATGGACATCGAGTGGGCCAAGAGCGCCATCGATGGAGGGATCCACATCGTCCAGGCGCGCCCGGAGACGGTGCAGAGCAGCGCCAAGAGGGTCCTGGAGCGATACGAGATCCGGGACACCCCTGCGCCGCTGATCACCGGACGATCCGTTGGCGGCAAGGTGGGCACCGGCAGGGCGATGGTGATCGAGTCGCCGCGTGAGATGGAGCGGTTCACGGATGGCGCGGTGCTCATCGCCGACATGACGGACCCCGACTGGGAGCCGATCATGAAGATGGCGTCGGCGATCGTGACGAACCGCGGAGGCCGGACGTGCCACGCCGCCATCATCGCCAGAGAGATGGGCATCCCTGCCGTCGTCGGCACTGGAGAGGCGACGGGCAAGGTCGAGGACGGAGCCACGGTCACGGTCTCGTGCGCCGAAGGCGATACCGGCTTCGTATATCCGGGCGCCGTCCCGTTCCGCGTTCACCGCGCCGAGCTCGACCGGATGCCCGAGATCTCGACGAAGATCATGATGAACGTCGCCAGCCCTGACAGGGCCTTCACGTTCGCGTCGATCCCGAACCGGGGAGTCGGTCTGGCGAGGCTCGAGTTCGTCATCAACAACGTCATCGGGATCCACCCTCAGGCGCTGCTCGACGTCGGCGCCCAGCCGGAGGACGTCGCCCGAGAGATCGCCGAGAGGTCCGCTGCCTACGGCGATCCCGTCGAGTTCTTCGTCCAGAAGCTCGCCGAGGGCATCGCCACGATCGGAGCCGCCTTCGCCCCCGAGCCGGTCATCGTCAGGATGTCCGACTTCAAGACGAACGAGTACGCCCACCTCGTCGGGGGCGTCGCTTACGAGCCCAAGGAAGAGAACCCGATGATCGGCTTCCGCGGCGCCTCCCGCTATACGTCGGAGTCGTTCGCCCCCGCCTTCGATCTCGAGTGCCGGGCGCTCCGGCTCGTCCGCGAGGAGATCGGGCTCGGCAACATCGAGGTGATGATCCCGTTCGTGCGCACCCTCGGTGAGGCGGACGGCGTCCTCGAGGCGCTGCGACGCAACGGGTTGGAGCGCGGCAAGGACGGCCTGCGCGTCATCATGATGTGCGAGGTACCGTCGAACGCCGTGCTCGCCGAGGAGTTCCTGGAGCGCTTCGACGGCTTCTCTATCGGGTCGAACGATCTCACACAGCTCACACTCGCCCTCGACAGGGACTCAGGCCTCGTCGCCTCGCTGTTCTCGGAACGCGACCCCGCCGTGAAGTGGCTCATCGAGAAGGCGGTGACCGCCGCCAAGAGGGCCGGCAAGTACATCGGGATCTGCGGGCAGGGCCCTTCGGACGATCCCGAGTTCGCCAGGTGGCTCGTCGACATCGGAATCGACTCGATGTCCCTCAACCCGGATGCCGTCGTCGAGACGTGGCTGAGGCTGGCGGAGCATCCGACCCCGTGA